The region TTTCATGTAACAACCTGTTTCGGATGTTTCTTAATTTCGGGTTTGTGGGCTATAATTCGATCAACAAAAGGGCTTTAGGCTTTAAGGAAGTAAAGGTTAGAGCTTATTGAGGAATGATAATATTGGTTACGAGATCTAAGCCCTTGATTTGTATGCTGGAACCAAAGGGTTAAATGGGAAAAGTTATTTGTCAGGCTTCATGCATGGATTATGGTTTCATTTTGATATGAGTAAGCCAAAAGTAACTAGATAAGATTATgcggctcttcaatacctttctgtgcaaataaagaacatcgaaaacagagttaaaatgaagaagttatggttgtttgaagttgaatTAGAAGTTTGTGGTTTTGTCATACACTATGCAAGGCATAACTTGTTGAatgttggttgtgtttataaTGAGCTACGTGTGGCGTTACTTAGGTTATACGGGTGTAATTGTCGTCAgcgaaaaccctaatcctaaggttttgagccctatttaagggatctaACTTCTTGGAACCCTTCCCAttaccagcctccatcaccccatACCATTCTTTTGAAACCGTAGCCACCAATTGTGTGTTTTCAATAGCCCTGTCAAAAATACCCGTTACCCGAATTACCCGCCCGATTTTTTCAGGTATCGGGTACCGGGTTAACTTTTTCGGGTAAGTGGGTAACCCGAATTTTTTTCAGGTCGGGTAAAGGGTAAGTTGTTTGGGTTTCTGGTATACCCGATTTCCCAAATATATTTAACAAATAATGTCCCTTTATGAGTTTATTTGTCCCTCCCAATTCCCAAATACCAATTTCCCTCGTTGAGGCTCATTCTATTTTCCCCACGTCAAAAACCCTTATACCTTGTCCGCTCTTCGTTGGTGTTCGTCACCGGACACCGATCAATCAATTTCATCTAGTCGTCGCCACGTTGTAGTCATCAAGTGGTCGTCGGCTAGTCACAATCATCAGCTCGTCACCACTCCAGGAAAACATCACAAATTTGGACTTCAAACTTGAATGTAAATGATAACAACCTTTTCTTCATCTCCATCGTCTTTAGTATAACTAAGATTGGTAGGAAGAGTGTTAGACTTAAGAGACTTGTACCTTGTATATGAACTCTGTTTTCTTATTGGAACAGAAGAAAGATCGAAAACGATCAGATTGGTGTTTTCGTCTTCCAGTAGCAAGGAAGGAGATGAGTCATTTTGTTTGGAGTTATCTTGATCTTCCTTCCCTAGATATGTTCTTTAGTGGGTCAAATTAAAGATTTGATGTTTTTAGCACCCTTTGATAGGTTATACATATATGATTCAGCAACAATGGTGGTGTATGAAAAGAATAGCAATAGTGGTCTTTGacaatgttttaaaacccgggtcgacccggccggttgaaccggttGAACCGTGACCCGGGATAGAAGACGGGTTAATCGAGACCGGGTTTTTGTAAAAATACCGACCGGATCGAACCGGCCGGGTTTACCATGACCCGCGGTTGAACCGGGTATTGTGAACCGGTAAAAACCGGGTTGGACCGGTTTATTAGGGCTTGCTTAATTATTTGACTATCTTGTATCGCTCCAGCCTCCAGGCCACAAAATAGACTTCCGTTTTCGTTCTTCTCTGGGAAACAAAATAGCACGTCGCAAACAAAATAGCAAGTCGCCTCCATTCACCGGCGACGCAGCAAGTCGCCTCCATTCTCCGGCGACGCAGCAAGTCGCCTCCATTCTCCGGCGACTTCATTCTCGATCGACTTCATTCTCCGACGACTTGCAATCTTCTCCAGCCGCCTCCAGGTGAGTTTCcgattcctttcttttcttttttctttttgctGCTAAATCGACTTCCGATTTCCTTTctgttcttttttctttttttttgctGCTACATCGACTGGTGTTTCAGTCCTTCTCTAATTGATTAGCTATTGCTAATCAATTGCTAACCCAATGcagtgacttttttttttttgattagcTGTAGAAACTAGAAATCAATTGCTAGATTTGTTTTATTTTCTTCTCTAATTGACTTTGAAATCAGGTGAACTTACAGTTCATTTATTGTTAATTATCAATTGCAGGTGATAGATTTTGTTAGtttatttattcttaattatCAATTACATGTGAAATCAATTACAGTTCATATATTGTTAATTATCATTGTTTCAAGATTTTGTGACAAATTTGGTTATTTACTTTTCATTTATTGTTAATTGGTCATTGTTTCAAGGTTTTGATTATGTAGATTATGAAATTAGGATCCAATTGACATATGTTTATTGATTATAAAATTACTTTTCAATGCAGTTAGATATGGAATCAAGGGAAGAACAACCATCGCAAGCACAATCTCAAGCTCAATCCCATTCTTCGGTCAATCAAATGTACGAACAAAGACGGATATAGCATGGGAACATGTTACTCAAGTCGTTGATGAGAAGGGGAAAAAGGCATGGATATGTAACTTTTGTCAAAAAGTTATAGGTGGTGGTGGAATAAACAGGGTTAAGAAACATCTTGCTGGTATTAAAGGTGAGGTAGCAGCATGTCCAAAAGTTAGTCCAGAAGTGCGGTTTACAATGCAAGGAAAGTTGAAAGAGACTgcccaaaaagaaaaagaaaaacgcACCACTAGTGTTACTATCTTggatgatgatgaagagatggAGGAAATAGAAATGTCAACTGTGAAAAAGGGTAAAAGGAAATCTACTTCAAACTTGCATCCATTTTTTACAAAAGGTATAAATGATCCTTCCCAACCCACTATTAAATCTGCAATGCAAAGTAAGGCAAAAATACATGATGTGGATTTAGCTATTGCTATGTGGTTTTATGATGCATGTATACCTATGAATGCTTGCAGCTCTCCTTTTTTTCAACTTATGGTAGATAAAATAGCAAGTATTGGTTATGGGTACAAAGCACCTAATTATCATGCTCTGAGGGTTAATTTATTGACAGATGCAAAAAAGTCAGTTTCATTGATAATTGATTCGTTAAGAAGTCAATGGGTTGATACAGGTTGCACAATTATGAGTGATGGGTGGAGGGATGTTTCACAACGACATTTGATTAATTTCTTGGTTTATTGTCCGAAAGGGATATCATTTCTTAAATCTGTTGATGCATCTGACATAGAGAGCAATGCTACAAATTTGTGTAATTTGTTTGCTGAGATTGTTGAAATGGTAGGAGAAAAAAATGTGGTTCAAATGGTAACTGATAATGCTGCTAATTACAAGCTTGCTGGTACTAAGTTATGTGAAAGATATCCTTCTATTACTTGGTCTCCATGTGCAGCGCATTGTCTTAATCTTGTATTAAAGGATCTTTCAGAATTGGATAATGTGAAAAGTTTGGTCAATCTTGCATCGAGGGTTACTATTTTTGTTTATAATCATAAGTGGCCGTTGAATTGGTTAAGAAAAAGACCCGGTTGGAAAGAAATTATCCGTCCAGGTGCTACTCGGTTTGGTACCGTGTTCATAGCATTGCAAAGTTTGTATGACCATAAAGAAGATTTACAAGCAATGGTCATATCTAATGAGTTTAAGAAGATGTTGAAAGTGGGAAATGCGGTTGAATGTAAACAGATTGTCTTGAATGAAATCTTTTGGAAGAATTGTTTGATTACAGTGAAAGTAATGACTCCTTTGTTAAAGCTTTTGCGGTTGTGTGATTCGGATGAAAAACCTGCAATTGGTTATGTTTACGAGGGAATGCGTCGGGCAAGAAGAGGGATTAAGGAATtatttaagaagaagaaggaattaTATAGGCCTTACACTAACATAATTGATAGCCGTTGGGATAGGATGTTAAGAAAAAGTATTTATTGTGCGGCTTATTGGTTGAATCCTGTTTTCCAATATGATCATGCAAATCTTTGTAAGAAGAATGAGGTGTTTCAAGGCGTTCTTGAAATGGTTGAGAAGACTTTTAAAGGTGATGACGTGTTAAATATTACCTTGAATTTAGGGAGGTTTCGTGATGCTGAAGGTACCTTTGGTAGATCTAGTGCCGTTGCTTCTCGTAATCTTACTCGTCCAGGTATGATTTAAACTTAATGTgtcattattatatataaaatattgtattttctaatatattttttttgctgACTATATCATTTGTAGATGAGTGGTGGAAGTTATTTGGCGGAGATATTCCGGTTTTGCAAAAGTTTGCTATTAGAATATCAAGTCAAACGGCATCTTCTTCCGGTTGCGAACGTAACTGGAGTGTATTTGAAAGGATTCACACGAAACGGAGGAATACATTGGAACATCAAAGGCTAAATGATCTTGTATTTGTTCATTACAACTTGCGTTTACAAAATAGGTATGGTAACTTGCTAAGATATACTATGCTATAAAATGACCAAGTTATATTTGAGATTTTTTTGAATGTTTTTGTAGATTGAAGGTTGATATGAGGTCTTACGATCCTGTTGACTATGAAAATATTGATAAGACGGGATTTTGGGTGGTTGAAGAAGAGCGGGAAGGAGAACTTAATTATGATGATTTGGAAAATATGCTTGATGAGCAAGAGCATGAACCGGCTTCTGAATCACAAGGTGACCATGTTGATCATGAAGTTGATAGTGAATTTCAGTTACTAAGTGACCGCGAGATCGATGCTTATAATACTCAAATTTCTCAAGATCCATGATTTGGTTTGGTCGTAACGTGTTTGGATTTGTCTAGAACTATGTTTTCTTTTGTTAtttatactttatgttgtttgttGTGTTAAGATTGATCTATAACATATTATTAATACTCTATGTGGTTGTTTGTTGTGTTAAGATTGTTTTTTGTGTTTAGATTAAACTTTGTTGACATCAAATTATTGGTATTATATGTCTATGTAGTATGGAGGAAAgcaaaaatatatgaaaataaaaaaaatgccaTAAACCGGGTTGACCCGGCGGTTGAACCGGTTGAACCGTGAACCGGTCTTCACACCGGGTCAACTAAAAacccgggttttaaaacattggtctTTGATTCTCCATACATGTATGTAACTGTAATCTATAGATGGAGACAAAAGTACTTTGAGCAATAAcagtgtaacaacgcaaattttcaaacaaatttttcattttaaaaatatatttatttccattcataacaaggcataaatagtttaagtattctgtcaaatacaaataatcaaaatcccaagatcataaaagcattcttcagtgtgtatcgatcacgccggcgccttcccacggtcctcgctagtacctgaaatacatgcacaacaactgtaagcataaatgcttagtgagttccccaatatacaacttacgcacatacgcctttccaggccccgaccttccggtccatgtgtctcaggggacttccgtccctgctgggtaaaccttccggtcctacccacgccgaccttccggtccatcacacaacatatcgccttccggcccataacatattgccttccggctcatagtataatcgccttccggcccataacatacatagcacatataaaaaataacttaccacatatagcatacatatcacatatcatatccgaccttccggtcacacagtcaaacccttccgggtacagtatagtgagaagactcacctcgtaaaagctgaaagctagcaaatcccgaaatgactcgtgcacaatccgacgagctacaacctccctataacatcacatatctcattaacacttatatcttctaagtgtgactatccctaagaagtcagacttaggtcaactctggtcaacggtcaacggtcaactcgaccggactcggcgagtgccatggcgactcggcgagtctagacgtcctccaactctctgagattccctatctactcgtcgagtatcctcctcgacccgacgagttactcctggaagaatcgcggggccaccccgactccactcgccgagtctgaagaacaactcggcgagtcccagtaaatcttcaagctactcgccgagtctgaagaacaactcggcgagtccatgccatgcaggcgagcaactgcttcctaaattacgtatggtcccgagatatacaatcatgggactttctggacttctaaacatcttattactggggtataaacgtctgggtaataacataataacccatctaatcactaagtgggtttcataaaccctagattcgtatacacatcaaaataacagaaatggtccgagtattacctgaaaatgcactctctgtgtcccccaaacctcaggactcgatcctctttgatattcctttggccaaattcttcttcttcttgcctaacaagttcctccaagttccaatagctttctctcctgctctagacgtccacaacgattagggttcttctcaatcgaccaaaagacggacaatgacggcctaagaggcgttatatacgatccaaaaccgaacggttagggtttctgctgaacagcgtcgactcgccgagtccatatctggactcgtcgagtccactcgcgaacccgcgaccaagtctgcgatcctactcggcgagtctaggctccaactcgccgagtcccctcttaaatcacccccaaaaacataatttaataatacctgagattccgggctgttacaaacaGATTGATATAAATCTCAAAATTAATTAGATTCCTCTTAATGTAAACAACCTTGAATTTGGTGATCAATGAATTGTAAAACAGTTTGCGACTTGAAGGCAGTTGAGTGCATTAGAATTTAGAACTAAACAGATGCATGTAAATGAAAAAGTATTCAACAACAATAGgttatattctttattttttgaATTAATAACAAAGTTTAGCACGACATACTTATTTCATTACATTTATTTTTAGGTGccattaaaaaatttaaaaaaaatcgggtaatacccgaattacccttACCCGACCCattacccgaattacccgaatttaATTTGGGTAGGGCAACGGGtaattttttatatgaaaaacCCGAATTAACCGACCCaaattacccgaaacccgaaaattttacccgatcAACACCCCTAGTTTTGGAAGCCTTAGTGTTAATTTGTGTGCATTCTTGAAGAAGGAGTCCATTGGAGAACCAAGTGTGAGCTCCAAGCTTCATAGATTAAGACTTTGCACTTTATCACCAATCTCCAAAAGGTATAAATCTTGCATCTCGATGTtccatttgttagatctaattAGCTCATGGGTTTTATGCTTTTTGTCCCTTAATCTTGGTTCTTGTGAGTATGGGTTACTCCAAACCATTTGAGTGCCTCCTTATGATATTTTTGaggttattaagtcataaaaatgagagcttggGCACTCTCATCCATCCATACATGAGTTTTTTTAACAATAGATAACTTTATGGACCTAGGTTTTGGTATCGTGCTCTTTGTGACCATacaaatggataaagttagagactttatccattaagacatttaTTTAGATCATATACGGGAGTTTAAGAGTTTAGCTTGctgtattaagagcttaatagaaGTTTTTGGGATTAAGGGCATTACGCAGGGCGTAGCTCTATGCATGGGCGTAGATTAGTTATGTAGGGCATATGTCAACTGAGAGTTGACCATTGAATTTTGGCTAGTTTTACTTTTGTACTTAGTATTGGAAGGGAAAAATGGTATTTTGCCCAAAGGGGGTTTAATTATGAGCCTAGACCTTTCGTGGGTCAGTCATTTCCTTGATTGTTAATTAGGGTTTATTTATGGTTATCTTTAGCAAGAGAAGACTTGATATCATCGGCTCGAGTGAGTGGTTAATCTTATCTTCAGGATTGAGGCAACTCTTCTCAATATACTCGTGGGTTGAAGGCGTTGGGTTTTCTATATATCAAATACACTTAAACTTGGTAGCAGACAAATCAAACTATGAtctacctaagtgtacatgcaccctagGATCTATGGCTTCATAATAATTACAACTACCCtatgaaacataaaaacataaagaagaaaacatacctcttatgtagcccttgatctctATGTCTGAGATCTTGATCTTGTCCTCCAcgaagttgcttggatgagagAACCCAAACCAGAATCCTAATgatatcacacccaatgacaccatagagtggaataaaaataaccaggagaagggtcaatttcacaaaccctaagagggttagaaatcgtccctatgggAGGAGAATAAGGGTTGGCgaaacttcaagccaaggtgcaagctagaatgaaatccctaagcccctatttatagccttggatctcTTCCTAGGTTTTTTACTGCTTCACATGTGGTAAGGAATACCTATAACGAAATTCACTCCTTATCCCATGTGGGctggagtgattttcatccaacacTAATTCCATAAGGGTTCTGGAATATTCCTAATCAACCAACTATTGATTAATTGCATATTCAACCGTTtgattaattaaactattaattaattcccaaaatatattttcaattagtttctaattaattattaaccataataactaataaaccaatttctcctttatttatttgtaacatcccaaaatccaagaccaaaatttcatttttaatttaataattcattaAACAGATTATTAAAAACATCATTGGGTTatctcatatcataaaaacccACAAGTCATATGTCACAAAACAagtcataataatgtcagagtacaaatcccaggaacatcatagtgcggaaaaTAGTGGTGTGATGCATTGCAGTCATGtcgactcctttcccttcgaagaggaagtacctgaaaccaaaactaaaaattgtacgcacaaagcttagtgagctcccccatcataccacataccatataatcacataacgccTAACAAATCTGTGTGTTGGAATCCCCTTCGGTctttttcaaccggtaactgcctagcatatctgggtgctggcctcccctttggtctctttcaaccggtaaccggggactatatcacccctaccactaccacataataccctagcatatacatataaatcatatactgcctagcatacatgggttctggcctccccttcggtctctttcaaccggtaacaggggactatttcacccttatcactatcacataataacataacatactagcacataaagcataacagatagtggcataccagacgaTTATTACAAAGATAATCCACTCATCTATAATCAATACTattgggctgacattggtgccttttacccactcctactggaaggtatctcacctcaaatgttgtgaagTAACTGAAATGTCATTGGCACTGAAATCTGCCCCACTCATACTCCTACACATAAATATTTCCTTTAGTTACCCCCTTTTCATGCTCataaccccttaagggtcaactttggtcaaagtcaaagtcaaggtcagcaccctggtcaaagtcaacatttcgACTTGACTCAACTCagcaactcgctgagttgacctatcaactcgtcgagttccataaatCCGAAAACTCTGAAcccgcgatccaactcgtcgagttctttcacaACTCATTGAGTTCCTCCTATCCACGTTATCGAGACTTTCccattctactcgacgagtcatccttgaactcgtcgagttttccttttACAGAATCTGGACATTTcaacccaactcgttgagttcctctatggactcgacgagttcttcattATGTTGAGACATCCTAATAGATTAAGCTCGTAtccttcagatctagactccaCACTTCTTCTACAcactgaaaatgtccttttaagggtaaagtttccaactttacccgttaatagcttcctttaatgggtttagctcaaaccctaattcttcgaGATCTATATCTTGATCCAAAAGCCATATATAATTCAAACTAAGGCATACAAACTGAGATCTAGACCCTAAACATca is a window of Lactuca sativa cultivar Salinas chromosome 1, Lsat_Salinas_v11, whole genome shotgun sequence DNA encoding:
- the LOC111907699 gene encoding uncharacterized protein LOC111907699, producing the protein MVDPNDPPKRNGKNDSINFDNPLYIHPSDNATTSIVTIKLTGNENFRLWRSSMCRALRPRLCAEWDETEQNKPPGHKIDFRFRSSLGNKIARRKQNSKSPPFTGDAASRLHSPATQQVASILRRLHSRSTSFSDDLQSSPAASRYGIKGRTTIASTISSSIPFFGQSNVRTKTDIAWEHVTQVVDEKGKKAWICNFCQKVIGGGGINRVKKHLAGIKGEVAACPKVSPEVRFTMQGKLKETAQKEKEKRTTSVTILDDDEEMEEIEMSTVKKGKRKSTSNLHPFFTKGINDPSQPTIKSAMQSKAKIHDVDLAIAMWFYDACIPMNACSSPFFQLMVDKIASIGYGYKAPNYHALRVNLLTDAKKSVSLIIDSLRSQWVDTGCTIMSDGWRDVSQRHLINFLVYCPKGISFLKSVDASDIESNATNLCNLFAEIVEMVGEKNVVQMVTDNAANYKLAGTKLCERYPSITWSPCAAHCLNLVLKDLSELDNVKSLVNLASRVTIFVYNHKWPLNWLRKRPGWKEIIRPGATRFGTVFIALQSLYDHKEDLQAMVISNEFKKMLKVGNAVECKQIVLNEIFWKNCLITVKVMTPLLKLLRLCDSDEKPAIGYVYEGMRRARRGIKELFKKKKELYRPYTNIIDSRWDRMLRKSIYCAAYWLNPVFQYDHANLCKKNEVFQGVLEMVEKTFKGDDVLNITLNLGRFRDAEGTFGRSSAVASRNLTRPDEWWKLFGGDIPVLQKFAIRISSQTASSSGCERNWSVFERIHTKRRNTLEHQRLNDLVFVHYNLRLQNRLKVDMRSYDPVDYENIDKTGFWVVEEEREGELNYDDLENMLDEQEHEPASESQGDHVDHEVDSEFQLLSDREIDAYNTQISQDP